From a region of the Rhinopithecus roxellana isolate Shanxi Qingling chromosome 8, ASM756505v1, whole genome shotgun sequence genome:
- the SHE gene encoding SH2 domain-containing adapter protein E isoform X1, protein MQWPPTPGASACLGWASSLASFTAATLLGRAGPGPLMAAKWFKEFPLNLKTVSERAKPGGGGGKLRKNSEAGGAGPGPGKGRKNSAAELGSGRAGIGPKDSRLSRDSLQGLIQAAAGKGRKNSRATEEEPHRGATKSSGCSTYINRLIKVDTQEKNGKSNYPSSSSSSSSSSSSASSSPSSLGPELDKGKIIKQQDTVIILEDYADPYDAKRTKGQRDAERVGENDGYMEPYDAQQMITEIRRRGSKDPLVKALQLLDSPCEPAEGGLKSETLAKRRSSKDLLGKPPQLYDTPYEPAEGGPRAEGKAWPPDSRLPENDERPAAEYEQPWEWKKEQIVRALSVQFEGAERPSIKEETVRQHHRQKSWTQKILKPALSDHSEGEKVDPGLPLEKQPWYHGAISRAEAESRLQPCKEAGYLVRNSESGNSRYSIALKTSQGCVHIIVAQTKDNKYTLNQTSAVFDSIPEVVHYYSNEKLPFKGAEHMTLLYPVHSKLH, encoded by the exons ATGCAGTGGCCCCCGACCCCTGGCGCCTCTGCGTGTCTGGGCTGGGCCTCCTCGCTCGCCTCCTTCACGGCCGCGACGCTCCTGGGCCGAGCCGGCCCGGGCCCCCTCATGGCGGCCAAGTGGTTCAAGGAGTTCCCCCTGAACCTGAAGACCGTGTCGGAGCGGGCCAAGCCCGGGGGCGGCGGCGGCAAACTGCGCAAGAACTCGGAGGCGGGCGGCGCTGGGCCGGGTCCTGGCAAGGGCCGCAAGAACTCGGCGGCCGAGCTGGGGAGCGGCAGGGCCGGCATCGGCCCCAAGGACAGCCGGCTGTCCCGCGACAGCCTGCAGGGTCTGATTCAGGCCGCCGCGGGCAAGGGCCGCAAAAACTCCCGGGCCACAGAGGAGGAGCCCCACCGGGGTGCGACCAAGAGCTCCGGCTGCAGCACCTACATCAACAGGCTCATCAAAGTGGACACTCAGGAGAAGAACGGGAAGAGCAACTACCCCAGTAGCAgtagctccagctccagctcctcttcctccgcgtcctcttccccttcctccctgggGCCTGAGCTGGACAAGGGCAAGATTATTAAGCAGCAAGACACG gTCATCATTTTAGAAGACTATGCTGACCCTTATGATGCTAAACGCACAAAGGGTCAAAGGGATGCAGAGAGAGTCGGAGAGAACGATGGTTACATGGAACCATATGATGCACAACAAATGATAACAG AAATTAGACGACGGGGTTCCAAAGATCCCCTGGTGAAGGCTCTCCAGCTGCTTGACAGTCCCTGTGAACCTGCAGAGGGTGGCCTGAAGTCAGAGACCTTGGCCAAAAGACGGAGTTCCAAGGACCTCCTGGGGAAGCCGCCACAGCTGTACGACACTCCCTACGAGCCTGCAGAAGGGGGGCCCAGGGCAGAGGGGAAGGCATGGCCCCCTGACAGCCGGCTGCCTGAGAACGATGAGCGGCCCGCGGCTGAGTATGAGCAGCCGTGGGAGTGGAAGAAGGAGCAGATCGTGCGGGCTCTGTCAG TCCAGTTTGAAGGAGCTGAGCGACCTTCCATCAAGGAGGAGACAGTGAGGCAGCACCACCGGCAGAAGAGCTGGACCCAGAAGATCCTGAAGCCAGCCCTCTCGGACCACAGTGAGGGGGAGAAAGTGGACCCGGGCCTGCCCCTGGAGAAGCAGCC CTGGTATCATGGTGCCATCAGCCGTGCTGAGGCTGAGAGTCGACTACAGCCCTGCAAAGAAGCTGGTTACCTGGTTCGAAATAGTGAATCAGGGAACAGCAGGTACTCCATTGCCCTAAA GACTAGTCAAGGATGTGTCCACATCATAGTGGCTCAGACCAAAGACAACAAATACACACTGAATCAGACAAGCGCTGTGTTTGACAGCATCCCTGAAGTGGTACACTATTATTCCAATGAAAAGTTGCCTTTCAAAGGGGCAGAACACATGACTTTACTCTACCCCGTGCACAGCAAGCTTCACTAA
- the SHE gene encoding SH2 domain-containing adapter protein E isoform X2 — MQWPPTPGASACLGWASSLASFTAATLLGRAGPGPLMAAKWFKEFPLNLKTVSERAKPGGGGGKLRKNSEAGGAGPGPGKGRKNSAAELGSGRAGIGPKDSRLSRDSLQGLIQAAAGKGRKNSRATEEEPHRGATKSSGCSTYINRLIKVDTQEKNGKSNYPSSSSSSSSSSSSASSSPSSLGPELDKGKIIKQQDTVIILEDYADPYDAKRTKGQRDAERVGENDGYMEPYDAQQMITEIRRRGSKDPLVKALQLLDSPCEPAEGGLKSETLAKRRSSKDLLGKPPQLYDTPYEPAEGGPRAEGKAWPPDSRLPENDERPAAEYEQPWEWKKEQIVRALSVQFEGAERPSIKEETVRQHHRQKSWTQKILKPALSDHSEGEKVDPGLPLEKQPWYHGAISRAEAESRLQPCKEAGYLVRNSESGNSRYSIALKNHHLLSQVLLERAP, encoded by the exons ATGCAGTGGCCCCCGACCCCTGGCGCCTCTGCGTGTCTGGGCTGGGCCTCCTCGCTCGCCTCCTTCACGGCCGCGACGCTCCTGGGCCGAGCCGGCCCGGGCCCCCTCATGGCGGCCAAGTGGTTCAAGGAGTTCCCCCTGAACCTGAAGACCGTGTCGGAGCGGGCCAAGCCCGGGGGCGGCGGCGGCAAACTGCGCAAGAACTCGGAGGCGGGCGGCGCTGGGCCGGGTCCTGGCAAGGGCCGCAAGAACTCGGCGGCCGAGCTGGGGAGCGGCAGGGCCGGCATCGGCCCCAAGGACAGCCGGCTGTCCCGCGACAGCCTGCAGGGTCTGATTCAGGCCGCCGCGGGCAAGGGCCGCAAAAACTCCCGGGCCACAGAGGAGGAGCCCCACCGGGGTGCGACCAAGAGCTCCGGCTGCAGCACCTACATCAACAGGCTCATCAAAGTGGACACTCAGGAGAAGAACGGGAAGAGCAACTACCCCAGTAGCAgtagctccagctccagctcctcttcctccgcgtcctcttccccttcctccctgggGCCTGAGCTGGACAAGGGCAAGATTATTAAGCAGCAAGACACG gTCATCATTTTAGAAGACTATGCTGACCCTTATGATGCTAAACGCACAAAGGGTCAAAGGGATGCAGAGAGAGTCGGAGAGAACGATGGTTACATGGAACCATATGATGCACAACAAATGATAACAG AAATTAGACGACGGGGTTCCAAAGATCCCCTGGTGAAGGCTCTCCAGCTGCTTGACAGTCCCTGTGAACCTGCAGAGGGTGGCCTGAAGTCAGAGACCTTGGCCAAAAGACGGAGTTCCAAGGACCTCCTGGGGAAGCCGCCACAGCTGTACGACACTCCCTACGAGCCTGCAGAAGGGGGGCCCAGGGCAGAGGGGAAGGCATGGCCCCCTGACAGCCGGCTGCCTGAGAACGATGAGCGGCCCGCGGCTGAGTATGAGCAGCCGTGGGAGTGGAAGAAGGAGCAGATCGTGCGGGCTCTGTCAG TCCAGTTTGAAGGAGCTGAGCGACCTTCCATCAAGGAGGAGACAGTGAGGCAGCACCACCGGCAGAAGAGCTGGACCCAGAAGATCCTGAAGCCAGCCCTCTCGGACCACAGTGAGGGGGAGAAAGTGGACCCGGGCCTGCCCCTGGAGAAGCAGCC CTGGTATCATGGTGCCATCAGCCGTGCTGAGGCTGAGAGTCGACTACAGCCCTGCAAAGAAGCTGGTTACCTGGTTCGAAATAGTGAATCAGGGAACAGCAGGTACTCCATTGCCCTAAA